Part of the bacterium genome is shown below.
TAGATGTTTTTGACATAGACTCAATAATTCTATTTAGTTCTTCTATTTCAAATCCTTCCTCAACAATTATTCCACAAGAGATAAAGAGCGGTTCTGCACCCATTACAGAGATATCGTTGACTGTACCACAGATTGATAGTTTACCTATATTTCCACCGGGAAAAAAGAGCGGGTTTACAGTATAAGAATCGGTAGTAAAACTTAGATCATATTTTTCGCTTATATTGTTTAATACTGCTGAATCGTCAAGTCTTTTCAATGTATTACTCTTAAAATGTTTCAAAAAAACATCTTTTATAAGAGAGTTCATCAACCTTCCACCACTACCATACGAAAGAAGAATCTTTTTATCCATTTCAGTTTAGTTTTTCGTACATATAAAAAGAGGCACAGGTTCCCTCTGAAGATACCATACAAGGTCCAACAGGATGTTGAGGTGTACATTTTTTAGCAAACAATTTACACTCAATAGGAGTTTTTACACCTTTTAAAATACTGCCACATATACAGTCTTTATCTTCTTTAGGTTTTTTGATTTTTATTGTGAACCTCTTTTCTGGGTCAAAATCAATATACTCTTTTTTTAAGGAAAGCCCACTTTTAGGAATAACCCCTAACCCTCGCCATTCTGAGTTTGTTTCTGTAAAAACTTCCGAAATAAGAGATATGGCTTTAGGGTTCCCGTTTATTTTTACAACCCTTATATACTGATTTTTAACACACGGTTTTTCTTTACCTGCAATGCTTGCAACAAGCATCAAAATTGACTGCAAAATATCTGTTGGTTCAAATCCGCTAACAACAGAAGGAATACTATATTTAGTAGAAATTTTCTTATATATGTGACTACCTGTAATAGCACTTACGTGTCCAGGACATAAAAAACCATCTATTTTTACTTCTCCAGAATCAAGAATAAACTCCATTGCAGGTAGAATAAGTTTGTGACCTGATAATATATACAGATTTTTTATTTTTAACCGTTTGGATTCTTTTAATGTGGCAGCAACAATCGGAGAGGTTGTTTCAAAACCAACACCAAGGAAAAGAATGTTTTTGTTAGGGTATTTTTCTGCAAGAGGTATACATTCAAAAGGTGAGTAGACGACTTTTATGTTATTGTTTTTAGAATTTTCTTTTTCAAGAGTAGAAAATGAACCGGGAACTCTTAGAATATCTCCAAAAGTTGCAACAAGGACGTTTGGTTGCAAAGCAAGAGTCATAGCAATATCAAAGTACCTGTTGGAAGTTACACATACAGGGCAACCTGGTCCAGATAGAAGGTTTACTGAACTGGGTAACAACCCTCGTATACCGTACCTACCTATTGACATTGTGTGAGTGCCACACACTTCCATAAGATTTATCTGTTTTGAAAGTTTTTTAGATTGTATATGTATCTCTTTTACCAATTGTTGAATATTAGCATTGTTCCTAAATTCTGATACATATTTCATACGTTAATCCTTAAAACTTTATCTTCTCCTCCCTCAGAGGTACTCGGTACAAAGCCCAAGGGTGGAAAGCAAAGAGCAAAAGTCCCCCTCACCATTTTATCCTCCTACGTTACAGTTTCGGTTGACAAGTTCCTCTATTTACAAAGCAAACCATAATAAACTACCTTAAACAGTCAAGAATTGTTGGCACAAAGGCATTTTTTGCTATAAAAGGTCTTTTGGCATATCCATTAATTTTGGTCATAACCACTCCATACTCAGGTATTAACAGACAAAACTGACCTCCATTACCACCCATATTCCAGACCTCTGTCTCAGCACCTCTTGTAGTCCACCAACTCAACCCATAACCCACATTCATTAGATATTTTTGTGTTCTAGGCTGATTTTCAAACCATTTGCCTAAACGCCACTCTTTAACTTCAAAAGGTATATCTGTAAGGCTCTCTTTAACAAATTCTTCAGCAAGCACCCTTTTGTCTTTCCACATACCTTTATTTAGATACAAAAGCCCAACCCTTGCTAAATCCCTTGCTGACCATTGAGTTCCCCAAGCGCCTATATTAACAGGCACTTCTTCTCCTTTTGCAGTTACTATCTTTTCAATACTATAACCTTGAATCGGAGCCATTTTTCCTACCCACCATCTAAACTTATCTTCTATTTCTAAAGTGCTTAATACCTTCTCTTGTATTACATCGCTGAGTGTTCTTTCGTAAAGGTAGGTTAAAGCAGAAGCAAGAGCATTTGATTGGGAGTTGGTATAGTGGTGTTCCTTACCCGGCTCCATATTGCCAGGGTCAAAATAGCTTAACTGGGCAACAAAAGCACCTCCAGAAGATATTCCTGAGGTCATAGTAGCAAGATGCCTAAATGTTATCTTATCAGTATAGGGACCGTTTTCAAAATCGGGCCAATAATCTTTCACAAATACATCAATGTTAGGAATTAAGCCATCTTGAACAGCCAGTCCCAACATCATACTGGTAATAGATTTTGTACAGGACTGAATTTCTACGGTTCGCTCAGACGGACCTGCGTAGTTCCATTCAACAAGAAAACGCCCGTTAAGTATAAGCGCACCGTTTGCCTCTGCCTGCTTCATATTTTCATCCATATCTTGTAATGCTTTCTTTGTAAAACCGAACTCTTCGGGGTCTCCTTTAATCCAAGTTTTTCCAGGAAATATCATCTCTTCTGTAGACATATCCACTCCTATATTTGAGTTGTTTTGGCTAATCTAATATTTGTAACACTAACTTTTTGATTTTACTTTTCTTATGCATACAAAAGAGGGATTGCCACGTTGAGAAATCCCACGGGGGTACTCGGGATAAACCCTTCACCGTTCATCCTTCTATAGTTTCATACCTTGTTAAAAATATATTATTTAATTCTAACAGGTAAAGGTTCAGAACCAGCAGAACTATTATCCCAGTTATCTATTGCTGTTACCTTATAATAATATACCCTACCCGGCTCAAGCACACAATCAACAAAGACTGGTTCTGAAACGCTTCCTGCTAATGTTGAAGGACCTATATCAAACTTTGGTGTTTCTGAACGATAGATATTATAATATCTCACGCCTTGGGCAGATTGAGATTCATTCCAAAGAAGTTTAAAGTAAGGTGCCTTAACCTTTCTACCACCCCAACTAAGGTCTTTACCCTCCACCACCATACCTTCCGTTTTTAATCCAGACGGAACACTTGGAGGTGTTGATGGCTGATTACTTTTACCTGAAGGCACAAAACCCCTATCATTTGTTACAAGAATGTTATCGAGAGATATTCTTGTATCTCCTGTTTCAAATGTTATTATATGTTCCCCTTTTGTCATAGATACTACACCTGTATCAATAGGTACCCACTTCCATTCGTACCCTTTTACAGGTATCTTACCTACTTGTCTGCCATCTATTTTTACAACAAAACTTCCACTGCCAATTTCACCCGTCTGTTTCCAACCAGTTGTAAAGGTTTCACACTCCAACTGCGACATTCCTCTAACACGTCCCATAAGTTTTGTGGACCCTTTCACAGGCACATTTACTTTTATTGATACATTGCCTTTTAACCCTTTACTTAACCCCTCTTTGTATACCATTTCAGGGTCGGTAATTCCAACGGCGTACGAATCGCTTGCGTGTTTAGGCTCAAAAAAAGGCACCATTGGTCTGTTTATATCCCCTAATTCTGCTTCGTAATAATGTCTATACCTCTTATTTGTGCCAAACTGTACTTCATTAGAAAACCTTCTACTCTCCAACCCTGAATGTTCAACACTTGTCATAACATAAAACCCTTTAGATACAGTAGAGAAAGTATAAGTTTCACCTTGTATGGGTTCTTTATTAATTTTTGAGTAACCTCTACCGCTTTCAGTAGAAGAGTATAGGTTGTACCCTTTAATCTCATCGTGGTAATGAGGTTTTTCCCAAGAGAGAGACTTACCTTTTATTTTAAGGTTTTCTGGTGGCATAGGATACCGAACTATCGCTACATAAGTATCCCCTAACGGGTAATCAGGGTGTTCAACTGTAAGCATTGAAGAAGCGTATATAACCTTTGTATAGTCAGGACTTGGATTGGGGTGGGACCATATAAGGCGCGCTAACCCCCTACCGCTACCACGTTTGCCTGGAGTTTCCAACCTTGCTGATGCGGCTGCTCTTTCAGCTAAATCTACGGAGTTTTTTGCGGCTACTGTCCACATAGTATCGTGTTTAAGGTCTATCATTATAAAAGGAACGGTTGGAGCAATTTTTGACCAAGCGAAAGCGTAATCATTATCTCTCTTAAACTCGTGCGGCCAACTAACGTGGTCAACATCTGGGAAAGAACCTATATACCTCACCTTCCTATCATAAGGCGAATTAACGCTAATAGTGTTCCAAAAATTACTGTGCATACCAAGGGCATTCATATTTAAAAGTGTTCCATCTTCAAGGAGCAATACAGCGTTATCTCCAGAGCGGTGTGAACCACCTGCAAGATTCCACCAGTTACCCCCTTGCCAGTAATCAGACATCTTTACATCTTGCCAAGTAAGTTGTTCTACATCTGGTGTTGACACAACTTTTAATAGCCCCTTATTATTATCTAAAGTTAAAGGTAGAGCCCATACTTGATACGGGTTTTCATCTGTAAAATGGTTGTTACGGTTGAGTTCAAAAAGAAAATATCTCATCCCAGATTTATCTGTAGCGTTTATCCAGTTTTTACCAGACTTGCCCCACGCTGAGTTCATTGCGTATGATGCTGTTCCTCTGGTTCCAGAAGGGTATATAACATCGTTTTCAGGTTTGTTTGAAATGCTTTTTATCTTAAATGCTTGAAATTTATTGCCTTCTATATCTGATACTCCTATCTGTTTTTTATCATCGGACCTCCAAACAAGCGTTTCTTGGGTGATAAATTTAAGTTTTGGACCTCTACCACCGTTTTCTGAAGGTGTCTGAATAATCTGCCAGTTAGGTTTAACAGGAAATGTTATTTTATGGGTTGCGCCCGTCTCGAGGTTTAAAAATTTTTCTTCTTTATAGTTTCTGCTAACACATATCCAATCATAAGGGTTGCTACCAGCAGGAAGTCTCTTTACTTCCCAAGGGAAAAGCCACATTATTCTGCTTGCCCAACTGCCTGGTTTACCTCTCAATGGGTTCATATAATGAAAAGTCCCATCTGTTTTGACTATATCCCCTGGAACCCTATGCCCAGCATGAAGGAATTTTCCTTCATTACTAAAATCTTGGCTACCTGCATAAGAAAGGTTTGTCTGCCCGCCTTGTGTCATCAACCACAATTCAGTGCCAATAAGAGAATCTTTAAATATAACCTTCCCAGGCCTATCAGGTCGGGTTATCTCTTTTAAAAGGTCAAGGTCATGACTACTGCTTTTAGTAAGTGTTGTTGCCCAATTATCAGGTAAAACTGTGTCTCCAAGACGTACTATCTCCATCTCTTTTATTTGGACTATCGCTTTATGAGGGGCGGGGTCTTGATAAACTCTTGCTATACCTACTTTAAACTGTTTATTTTCTTTACCTTCAACATAAAAAGGTAAAACAACCTCTTTAAATTCATCAGAAACACCTAAAGCCAAAGTAAATATAATAGTGCCTCCAGCATAAGGAAATTTGTCAAGATAAAGTTTTGGTGCAAAAGAGTTAGATTTTGCTACTGCTCTCAAGATGTAACGACCGGGGGTAAGTTCTACAACGTTTGAAAAACCACGCCAATTTGTATCAAGAGAAAATGTGGCAATACCTTCTTTCTCATCATAAGAAAAGTTGGTAAACGTTCCTCCACGAGAACCTTGCCAATCAACAGGAGAATTGTTTTTTATTTTAGAAAAATCGAGTTTTATACGAGAATCTTCACTGGCTTCAATAGATATTACAGACAAAGATATACAAACCAAAAGAAAAAATCCAACAAAAACACTATAATAGAACCTCATCTTTCCTCCTATATTCCTTTCTTATCTACCGTTTTGTGGCGTTATAAAGCCTCCTTATCCCGAAGTATTCGTGGCAGGGGCCTTATTGTTTAAGATTAAAAAGTAAGTTTAGCCAACAAGTTTAAAGTCTCTTGTGCATATTTTTTGTCAAGTTTTTCAATAGCGCATCCTGCATGTACAATAATATAATCGCCTTCTTTTAAAGAAGATACAAGTTCTATATTTACCTCTTTCCTCAACCCTCCAAACTCCGCAATAGCCTTATTTTCATATATCTTTAAAACCTTCATAGGTACTGCTAAACACATTTATTCTAACCCCTTATCTTTTTACTGTAAGTATTCATCTCAAACTACAATAAGTTTGCCCTTACTTTGCTTCCAAGGCCCCTTCTGTTTGAGCAGATACTCCTTTAAGGTTTCCATTAAACAAGAAAAGCGCTCTTGTGTTTTCATCAAGCTCTGGTGCTTTTTTAGAAGGAGTAAAATCACTATTATATCTTACAATATCAGAGATTCTTAACGTATCCATTGTCCCGTCAAAAGGACCTAATACAACATCTTTACGTTTTGTAGACGGTTTTAATGTTTCTTTATCTTTGGGTTGCCTTAAAAACCTTACTTGGAGGCGGTTACGATATTCGTTCATACATTTACCGTTTACAAATATCGAAAATTCCCATTGTATATCACCAGAAGCAGGAGTACGTAATTCCTTGGGACCTCCAAGAGCCAAAAGAGAGGTCTTACTTCTAATATATCTAACTGCAAGTATGTTATCGCCTTTCTTTAAATCAACATTGACTGTATGGTTCCATATAGAAAACGGATAATGTACATTAGAAGTTTCTGTTGTATCAAGTACAAGTTCCCCATTCACCCAAGCCTGCATCCACCAGTCAGCTCCCATTCCCAAAGTAACTTTCTGTGCCCTTGGAGATTTAAGGTTCAAGAAAATATATGCTGTTTTTTCTTGAAACTCTCCTTTAAGAATACCCGGAAAATCATACCTTGTCTGTCTAACAACCTTATCATTTTTCTTAAGAGTTTTTCCTGCCACCACTATCTCTTCGGGGTAGGAATTAAGAACTTCTTTAGGCAAAATGGGGTCGTTCTTATCAACGGGACCAAATATCCTCCAAACAACTGGCCAAGTGAGGTTTCCTTCTATTTTTTCTACTGAAGATACTTTTTCTGGCTCAGCAAAAGCCCAAGTGTAGGCAATATGATTCCATTCCCCTTTTTTAAAAATATACCTTTCTTCTTTACCAACCATAGATTTACGATGTATAAATCTTGGATCAAGTTTCTCTTTTGAGAGTTCTCCAAGAAGTTCAAGAATAACGTCGCTATAAAAGAATTTATCTCTAAACCTTATACCGTATCTATATCCAAGATGTGCGTGAGGTCCTGTTAAAAACGATTTTACCCTAAAAGAATCTCCTCTACCTAAAATTATATCCTGAATTGACCAGTCAGGTTTATACCAGAATTCTACTGTACCTTGAAGCCCTGGGAAGAAAGAGTATCCCCCCATAGACAGTTCTTGCCCTGCAGGAAAAGATACAGATTTTTTGTCTGATAGTCTTAACCCTTTACCATCTATTCCTTCAACAAACTCTAAATCATTCTTTGATTCAGAGGTAGAAACAACAGACACTTTTTGGGTAGGTATTCCTGTTACTTGTTCAGACAACCTGTTAGGAGAACCAAACGCAACAACAGGTTCAATGTTTAGCAACTGAGTGTAAACAAGACCAGCACCGTCTGTCCCCGCAGATGATATTTTATGGGCACTCCAAATACCGTTTCTACCTCTTACTGGAATACTAAGTTTTCCAGTATTTTTATTCTCACCTCCAACAACAACTGTCCCGTCTGGAGCTTTTATTATCTGTGGCCTGTTCACAAATATCTCAAGAGTTTCAAGACCTTTAGGCACCCTAAAATAGAACGGAGCGTTCTCTCCAAGTCTTCCTGCTTCCATCTGCCCTGTAACCGCCCAACCGTCTCCCTCTACTTCTGTTGCTGTCCAGTACCCTTCGGGACAATATAGAGAAACCTTATCAGAGGTAGAATCAAGAACTGTAAAAGATTCGTTCCCTCCAAAAGAAAGAAGATAAAGACCTTCATCAATGGTTGTAGGAACTGTCACTTTAACCCAATATTGGAATTCTGCTTCGTCGTCTCTATACATTGGTCTTGCGGCTTTCGCACTTAAAATCCGTGGTACCAATATCCTCTGTTCAAACTCTGTCTTAAATTCGCTTAAAGATTTTGGTTGAAGAGATGGATAAGAAAATAGTTCTGTGTTTATTTTACCGCCCGGCGATGTTACAACGTGGATATTAAAGATTGTTTCTCTACCTTTCTTATGTTCAAAAAGTATTTTAGCATTATTAGCCTGAGCACCTTTTACCAAAACAGGCCAATTTTCTCCTTGCCACCCTTTATCTTTTAAAAACTTTAAAGCCGCAGGTACTGCTAAAAAAGGATGAGAATGAGAAGCTATTCCATAATTTGGCATAGTTCGCCACTTACCAGGGTCAGTGGGCATTGTTTTTAGTTGTTCTTCAAGAGTCCGAAAAGAAGAACCAAAACCGCTTCTTAAGGTTTGGGCAGCAACTTTAAGATAATTTTCATCACCAGTCAACTGGTAGGCTATAGGGTAAGCAAAAGCGGCTATACTTTGGTAAGTCTGTGCGTGAGGGTTTCTATTGTAAAAATATCTATGGTTAAGTAATTTTAAAAACGCTTGTTTGCCAAGTTCATCGCCTGTTTCAGTGTAATACATATATAGATCAACAACGTGTCTCTGATCTTTATACATAGTACATCCATAATCAGAATATTTTTTAGCAACACCTGTCTGTTCTTTTATATCAATAAAAATATCTGCAAGTTCTTTTGCTTTTTTTGCAAAAAACTCATCTCCTGTCAACATATAAAGAACCACAAACTTTCGTATTGTTAGAAAACTGTGGGTATCTCTAATATTGGTTGCATCTTTCAAACTCCACTTCTTTTTGAAAGTATCACCTATAAGCATAGTTATATCTTTAGATCTCTCATCCCCCGTTAAATAATACTCGAGAGGCCAATGCCCAATATCATTTGGCATCATATCATACATCTTGTAGGTGTTACCCCAATAATGTGGCAAACTTTTTATGGGTGCTTTCTGCCAGGTAAACATTCCTTTAGGTTTGTCTGGAGCATCCCAATGTATAAGAGCGTAATCTCCCGTAATTCGGTTATATCGGTGGGCATAATTAAAATACTTTCTTTCTCCACTTCGAGCAAAAAGGTACCAGGCGTGTCTTTGTAAAAAATAACAGTTCATATTACCGTAAGAAGTAAAAGAAGATATCCATTGACCGCCTCTATTAAAATAACCAATATAAGGGCTATGTCCCCAATTTATGTACCCGTTCATTGGGAACAGTACATTGGGAAGCAATAACCTATCCCAACAATCCGATATATATAACTCTTCGTTAGGAAATTTTGTAATATCTTTATGGTACATAGGTACGCCAAGAGCCTCGGTTTCACACAACCATTCAGGGTCTGCAATAACAAGAGGTGTTCTTGCGGCAGCAACAGCAACCTTTTTTACAACTGCCTCTTGATAGTTTCCCTTTAAAGGTAAGAACCATATATCGTGAGTACCAGCAGAACCTTGGGCATTACTAGGAATTTTTGCAAGTCTTGCTTTACCAGGACTACCTCGTCCTTTATCAGCCCAACCTTGCCAATATTCTTTAGCAAGAGTTTCTGAACGAAAATCGAGTTCTCTACCGCTACGGTTTGACCATAAGACAGCCCTTGCGCCCCGCGCACCAAAAGATATTTCTTTAGGGAACCTTTCTGCTAACCAAGGCATTACCAAAGTTATACCAAAATTGTTATATTCCCCAAAAGCCCAATCACCTGCAACTTTCATCTCTTCGAGAGTTGTATTTTTTCGGTTTGAGAAACTTCCTATTACAGCTTTAGAATCTCGTTCAATAAAATGAGGATACTGGTCTTGAAGCATATATATTTCAGAATCTTTTGCTGAAACTTTTCTAACAATCTCTTTGCCTATTGCACCTGTTGCACAGTAGACATTATCAGGAGATGTGGGAGTCTTAAATTCCAAACCATAATCTTTAACCCAAATCTTGTTTGTATCTTCTGTCAATATCAAGGAATGAGTAATCTTTATATAAGGAACCCCTGCAGAAAAGTAGAACCAGACATCTGCTCTCGCAACCTTCACTCCAGATTGGGTTACATACCAACCTGAACGTTTAATAACAAACCGGTTAGGACCATCTTTAAGCACAGAGTTGGTAACCTCTGCAGATTCTCCTGCCACTCTTGCTTCTATTCCTGAGTTAGTAACAAGGTATGCACCTAAACCAGAATTGCTTAATATCTGAATCCTCTCTCCGCCGGATGTAAGCCAACCTTCTTCTGGAAGGAGTTTGTCTTTTTCAAACCTATACTCTGCAACCCCTGTATTAACAGTAAATCCACCATTGGCTTGC
Proteins encoded:
- the hypD gene encoding hydrogenase formation protein HypD, yielding MKYVSEFRNNANIQQLVKEIHIQSKKLSKQINLMEVCGTHTMSIGRYGIRGLLPSSVNLLSGPGCPVCVTSNRYFDIAMTLALQPNVLVATFGDILRVPGSFSTLEKENSKNNNIKVVYSPFECIPLAEKYPNKNILFLGVGFETTSPIVAATLKESKRLKIKNLYILSGHKLILPAMEFILDSGEVKIDGFLCPGHVSAITGSHIYKKISTKYSIPSVVSGFEPTDILQSILMLVASIAGKEKPCVKNQYIRVVKINGNPKAISLISEVFTETNSEWRGLGVIPKSGLSLKKEYIDFDPEKRFTIKIKKPKEDKDCICGSILKGVKTPIECKLFAKKCTPQHPVGPCMVSSEGTCASFYMYEKLN
- a CDS encoding beta-lactamase family protein encodes the protein MSTEEMIFPGKTWIKGDPEEFGFTKKALQDMDENMKQAEANGALILNGRFLVEWNYAGPSERTVEIQSCTKSITSMMLGLAVQDGLIPNIDVFVKDYWPDFENGPYTDKITFRHLATMTSGISSGGAFVAQLSYFDPGNMEPGKEHHYTNSQSNALASALTYLYERTLSDVIQEKVLSTLEIEDKFRWWVGKMAPIQGYSIEKIVTAKGEEVPVNIGAWGTQWSARDLARVGLLYLNKGMWKDKRVLAEEFVKESLTDIPFEVKEWRLGKWFENQPRTQKYLMNVGYGLSWWTTRGAETEVWNMGGNGGQFCLLIPEYGVVMTKINGYAKRPFIAKNAFVPTILDCLR
- a CDS encoding HypC/HybG/HupF family hydrogenase formation chaperone, with amino-acid sequence MCLAVPMKVLKIYENKAIAEFGGLRKEVNIELVSSLKEGDYIIVHAGCAIEKLDKKYAQETLNLLAKLTF